In the genome of Etheostoma cragini isolate CJK2018 chromosome 5, CSU_Ecrag_1.0, whole genome shotgun sequence, the window GGGGAaataaatatcctttttttttttcttgccatgCAGTTACAACATGCAGACAGATAAAATCGGTTGTAACCAAAGCTCGGGTTTTGGTGCGCCTGTGATTCATATAACGCAACATTTTGGGATTCTCATAAAAAATGTGTCCCGTCGAAACTAAAGTTGAAGTTTGGGGATgagcacaaacaaaaagagagaaggaagttTGCTGCGAGCCCTTTGAAACTGCTGTAATGAACAAGCTGTTCCGCACGATTTGAAAATAATCCGCGTGTCAGTGTCATCTTTCTTATGCAAAGCAGCTGTCTTTGAAGGCGGATCTTTTGGCAGGTTAGACCGGGACGGAGGCTCCGACCAGCTCAGACGAGCGCTGCCACCAAACGCATCGACTGCCTGTTGACGGGATGAGCTGAATCCTGCAATTTTTGGGACACATTTCTTATTCATCACCGAGGATATTTATTTGACTTATTTTCCTGACTGATTGATTGTTTTCGGTGCCTTGTGAGCAGCCGTCCCCGACGCACAAAAGACTGGAGGACAATTATTTGGTTGCTTTTTCCAAGTTGTCGCTCAAGGACTGAAATCGCTCCGCTGCACGGACAGATACTCCGGGGGGTGAAAAAAGTGACGGATGAGTGTGGTTTTTTGGGAAAGAAGTAGGAAACAAATTGGAACACATTAGCACTACCTTTTACTCCCATAGGAGACTGAACTGCACGGTGCAAGAGAGAGGCTGAAAGTAGCTCCAACACTTCAGCTCCAAACTGAGATCGCTTGAAAGCATGGACCTGAACGCACGCGACTTCCAGCGAGAAAACGTGTTGGGACCACGGCGGGGTTTATGCCTttactaatttatttattttattgcgAGCCTACAATGAGGAAACGATGGTCTTGCAGCAGATAGTTCTGTaagtcgccccccccccccaacacacacattgatctgacacacaaacaccagccGGGTTTCatcactgactttttttaatgacaaaaccGTGCGTTGTAGGAGGCTAGCGGTGAAACATTTggccatttgtttttctttaatcatGAAAGGGAGAATGTGTTCAACTGTTAATCCGAGCCTCATCTATGTGGTGCTGGTCCTGTGTAGTGGTGGGTGTTTAGCCATTAGCTCCATAGACCCCGACTGGTCTGGAGAGGGGAAATGTCAACACATCAGCATCCCCCAGTGTAAAGACATTGGCTACAATATGACACGCATGCCAAATCTTATGGGCCATGATGACCAAAAGGAGGCAGCGATAAAGCTGCAGGAGTTTGCCACACTGATACAGTTTGGATGCCACAGTCACCTCAAATTTTTCCTGTGTTCACTGTACGCTCCCATGTGCACTGAGCAGGTGTCCAACCCCATCCCAGCATGTAGAGTCATGTGTGAGCAGGTCAAGCTGAAATGCTCTCCCATCTTGGAACAATTTAACTTCCCCTGGCCGGACTCTCTGGACTGCTCCCGGTTGCCGACCAAAAACGACCCGAACAACCTTTGCATGGAGGCGCCCAACAACGGCTCAGATGAGCCTCCTAAAGTCTCCCACACCCAGCCGCCAGAATTTAGGCCCCAGCGGCCTCTAAACGGACATGACCTGCATCCTaaggacagcagcagcaggcagacGTGCAGCAATCCTGGCAAGTTTCACTTTGTGGAGAAAAGTGAGTCCTGTGCCCCCAAATGCTACCCCAAAGTGGACGTATACTGGAGTCAGGGAGACAAGCAGTTCTCTTTGGTGTGGATAGCCATCTGGTCCATCCTCTGCTTTGTCTCCAGCGCCTTCACTGTGCTCACTTTCCTCATAGACCCACAACGCTTCAAATACCCTGAGAGGCCGATTATTTTCCTCTCCATGTCCTACTGTGTTTACTCGGTGGGCTACCTCATCCGACTGTTTGTGGGAGCCGACAGAATAGCCTGTGACCGAGACAATGGGGTGCAGTATATTATCCAGGAGGGTCTGGAGAGCACCGGCTGCACCATTGTGTTTCTTATCCTGTATTATTTTGGCATGGCCAGCTCCCTCTGGTGGGTTATCCTGACCCTCACATGGTTCCTGGCCGCGGGGAAGAAGTGGGGTCATGAGGCCATCGAGGCCAACAGTAGCTACTTCCATCTGGCAGCGTGGGCCATCCCGGCCGTGAAGACCATCATGATCCTGGTGATGAGGAAGGTGGCCGGGGACGAGCTAACGGGCGTCTGCTACGTGGGCAGCATGGACGTCAAAGCTCTCACGGGCTTTGTGCTTATTCCTCTCTCCTGCTACCTTATTATTGGCACTTCCTTCCTGCTGTCTGGCTTCGTGGCCCTCTTCCACATTCGTAAGATAATGAAAACCGAGGGCGAGAACACAGACAAGCTTGAGAAGTTGATGGTTCGCATCGGGGTCTTTTCCGTGCTCTACACTGTCCCAGCCACCTGCGTCATCGCCTGCTACTTCTACGAGAGGCTCAACATGGACTACTGGCGCGTCCTGGCAGCGGAGCAGAAGTGCGTGGACAGCAGCAGGCCGGAGTCAGATGAGTGCGTCATGAAGACTTCCATCCCCGCCGTTGAAATCTTCATGGTGAAGATTTTCATGTTGCTTGTGGTGGGCATCACTAGCGGCATGTGGATCTGGACCTCAAAGACACTGCAGTCGTGGCAGAATGTGTTCAGCAGGAAGCTAAAGAAGAGGACAAGGAGGAAGGCTGCCAGTGTGTTTACCAGCAGCAGGCCTTACATCAAACCTCACCCATCTCTCAAAGGGCACAGTACTAAATATGAGCCTACACGGCCCCCTCCAACATGTGTATGAGCCGGCTCTTTGTTTGTATTAACCCAAAAAACACTTGTAAAGCCCTTAATGAGACTTTTTAATCAGAGTGCCATCAAAAAAATATCAAggttcatgttttatttatgcaaACTGCGTTGACGATATGCAAcgtgttttttgtgtcttgaGCCATCTCATGCAAATAGAGCTGCCTttgtttgagagagaaaaatctGCTACTCCTGGATTCACTTATCCAACTGACGAACttagtagagagaaaaaaaaatggtattgtcCCCCAGACAAAAAGAGTGGAATAAACTGTTGGGTTGTGCCATGGGGTCACTTGAATAATGTGCAATAGATGTTTTCCttacaggcaaaaaaaaacagacacttgTACTGTTAGACAGACTGCAGACAATGAAAGGACACCACAGACAATGGAGGGAAATGGTTGGAGAGAtaagtgttgtgttttgatgctttttaatggAAATGGAGGCAGTGTCATACATATGTTTGAACTGGAGTGAGAGCAGCTGCTCAAGAACTTCTGAACTGCTCATTGTGAGACAAATCCATGCCATAAATGAATCAAGCACTCGTTATTAAGGAGTTGTTTGTACACGTTTACGTTGTAAAACGttggttttccattttttttcctttgctgtTTTATAGCACAAGGGAACATTTGTATATATTTcgaaaaacatcagattttaaagaaaaattaataaaacgtTCTAGTTTTGAATGTTATAAAGCCCAAATTGTGTTTTGCAACTGTGTTCTTCTTATCTCTCATTCTCATACTCATAGCTGGTcttgtcttatttattttactattgcAGCACTTTTTCTTGTTGCTATTGTATGAAGTTCAGTTCAAAGCcttcatttaaatacattataaaaaTTGAAATCATTCACCGCCATTTATTAATGTGATGGTGCAGTATGTCATAgctgtgttttaacattttgaattcaGAATAGCTTTAAATATAATTGACAGAGATGaccaaaaggcaacaaaatacattattaCAATAGTAATAATTGATTGATGCTATGGCCGGTTCAGATCAGCTCATTAATGTTGTACGTACACTGTATTTCTCTTGCTTTGGCAAAACGTTTACCTCTGTAAAAAGGATGTCACCATGCTTGACATGTTGGGGCTTaagtcaacacacacagaaagcataAAATGCAGCATCActattcttgtttttaaatgttcatgaGGACACAATGGGACATTAATGTTTGTCTCTCTGGTGGCGTCAAAGCCACAACTTAaagcaaagaaattaaaaaaaaaaagctaaaggaTTGTACATGGCCTTCCATTTGCTGTTTATAATCAGGGAACAAAGTGACTTTGCATATAGTTTTAGATTGAGTGAgttcattttaatataaaatcacattttattcacatttttgatgtactagtggctttatttttttgcatttggaaTATGTgcagtttaaagaaaaaattgaaTCTTGAAATTGTGTGCATAATTGCAGCCGGAATTCATCAAAGGGAAAAGGGAAAGTGCTGGTGTCATCCCATTGACAAGTAAGCATATTcccagttgtgtgtgtttgaccaaAATGTCCACAGTTATAGCTGTGGGTTTTGATAACctgttaatgatttttttttaaattcctcacTGGCTTTATGCTGGATGCTTACATAACTCTTTGTATAGTTCTTCAACCCAAGCTGAAGTGgttatacaactttttttagtcgcctcactctctctctctctctctctctctctctctctctctctctcgcgctctctgtctctctgtctctctctctctctctctgtctctctctctctctctctctctctctctctctctctgtctctctctctctctagctgtGTTGCGTGTGTCGCTGCGTATCAATGAAGGGGTTATACAATAATCCAGCTCTCATTCAG includes:
- the fzd10 gene encoding frizzled-10, whose amino-acid sequence is MKGRMCSTVNPSLIYVVLVLCSGGCLAISSIDPDWSGEGKCQHISIPQCKDIGYNMTRMPNLMGHDDQKEAAIKLQEFATLIQFGCHSHLKFFLCSLYAPMCTEQVSNPIPACRVMCEQVKLKCSPILEQFNFPWPDSLDCSRLPTKNDPNNLCMEAPNNGSDEPPKVSHTQPPEFRPQRPLNGHDLHPKDSSSRQTCSNPGKFHFVEKSESCAPKCYPKVDVYWSQGDKQFSLVWIAIWSILCFVSSAFTVLTFLIDPQRFKYPERPIIFLSMSYCVYSVGYLIRLFVGADRIACDRDNGVQYIIQEGLESTGCTIVFLILYYFGMASSLWWVILTLTWFLAAGKKWGHEAIEANSSYFHLAAWAIPAVKTIMILVMRKVAGDELTGVCYVGSMDVKALTGFVLIPLSCYLIIGTSFLLSGFVALFHIRKIMKTEGENTDKLEKLMVRIGVFSVLYTVPATCVIACYFYERLNMDYWRVLAAEQKCVDSSRPESDECVMKTSIPAVEIFMVKIFMLLVVGITSGMWIWTSKTLQSWQNVFSRKLKKRTRRKAASVFTSSRPYIKPHPSLKGHSTKYEPTRPPPTCV